The Nitrospinota bacterium genome includes the window TTCAAGCCTTACAACCTTGAACGGGAACCCGGTTGGGGAAGCAACTGGATCGGTAAAGACGGTAGCCCTGTCCTTGATGACTTTTTCTATAACCGCCTTTTTGTACTCCGGTGAAAAGCCGGACTCCACGCAGAAGGCGAACAGTGTGCCAACCTGGACGCCGGTCGCGCCGAGTTTTTTTGCATCTTCTATTTTTTCCGGTTTTCCGTAGGAACCGGCGAGCCAGAACGGATAGCCGAGCTCCTTTATTTTCTCAATATCCACTTCATCCTTTTCGCCGTATACCGGTTCACCAAGGTCGTCCAGTTGCATCAACCCCCTTGGCGGCGCGTTATGCCCCCCCGCGGATGGACCTTCTATGATGAATCCGTCCACCTTGCCGGTTGCTTTCCTTGAAAGAGTGAGGGCGAGTATTGCAGATGCGATGATCGCGAGGAATTTCGGTCGTTTCAGTCCCGGGAGCGTTTTCCCCAGTATTTCGACCGGGTTGAAAACCTCTTTGAAATCGTCTTCGCTTGTAGCTCCGGTAACATTTATTTTGTATGAGACCTCTTCATGTTTAGCGAGTTTGTCGAGAACTCCGGGGATTTCCCTCGGTATTCCTGCCCCCATCAGTATGTAGTCGACCCCGGCAAGCATTGCGCCGTAAATGGCAGAGAGATTCGGCATCTGTATCTTTTCCAGATAATTGATACCAACCGGATTGTTGTGCCCCTCCTTAGCGAGGAATACCTCCACGAAATTGCTGACGATATTCAGTTCAAGAAGCGCTTTTCCCGGATTGATGGTGAACATGCTTGAAGTTTTGAAAGGCTCTTTTTCAGGTTTTCCGCCTTCAATAAAATATTTGTTTATGATCCTCTCTGCGATTTCCGGAACCGGAAAATGAGAAAGAGCGCGCCTTATATGCCCTTCCTTGTCTCCAAGCTGTAACAGCCGAAGTAAAGATACATCCAAGGCAGTGCCGGAAACTACTCCAAGCTGTCCATAGCTTGAGACGCTTTTTGCAAGCATCCAACTGGAGACTCCGGCACCCATTCCCCCCTGAATTACCAAAGGGAAACTCATTTCTTGTTTTCCTGTCTAATTTTCAAGTTTTTCATAGAACCCATTCCTGTAATTAATTTTCAATATCATTTAGGCAACAGGTTCCCCTAAAATGCCCAAAATGGCAATTATCACCAATTCAGGTACTAAATGCCTCACTTTTTGCAGACGGTAGTATACAGTGGCTAGGCAGTCTGGGCAAATGTTTAGAGATTGCGCGTAATGATAGGGAGTTTTCCCACCATTAGGTAGGATAATAACAATATGTTCAGATGTTTGCCGATATTCCGGGTTACAGCTGTTGCGGTGTTCTGATACTTTCATATAATTTAGTTATAAAGGGATAATTTGTTAAAGTCAGTATTACTATGAAATGTCCAAAATGCAGGTACGTAACTTTTGAGCATTTGACGAGATGCGGCAAATGCGGCGAAGACCTTTCTGCGCACAAGTCTGAGCATGGTATAGATTTTCCATCGTACAGAACTTATTCGGTTGTCTCTTCGGCCAACAGAAGCAGGCATCCGATCAAAGCCGGTATCGCGGCAATGAATAATTTATCCGGCATTTCCATGCCTGGCGCTGAAAAGGGGGAGGGAGAAATTTCAACACTTGGCGGGGCCGGGTTTGAGGAGGTATCCGCGTCCGGCCTGGAGACAACCAGTGAAGAGCCTTTTCTCGGCTTAGAATCTGAAACTCCGGCAATCGGGGAAGAGCTTGGATTGGACAATGTAGAGATAGATAACACTTTATCCGGCGATAGCCTTGAAACGGATATGG containing:
- a CDS encoding nitronate monooxygenase, coding for MSFPLVIQGGMGAGVSSWMLAKSVSSYGQLGVVSGTALDVSLLRLLQLGDKEGHIRRALSHFPVPEIAERIINKYFIEGGKPEKEPFKTSSMFTINPGKALLELNIVSNFVEVFLAKEGHNNPVGINYLEKIQMPNLSAIYGAMLAGVDYILMGAGIPREIPGVLDKLAKHEEVSYKINVTGATSEDDFKEVFNPVEILGKTLPGLKRPKFLAIIASAILALTLSRKATGKVDGFIIEGPSAGGHNAPPRGLMQLDDLGEPVYGEKDEVDIEKIKELGYPFWLAGSYGKPEKIEDAKKLGATGVQVGTLFAFCVESGFSPEYKKAVIEKVIKDRATVFTDPVASPTGFPFKVVRLENTVSEEETYLARNRICDLGYLRHIYRKEDGTLGYRCPAEPVDQYLKKGGKVEDTVNRKCLCNALVSNIGLAQLQSNGYVEKGLVTAGDEVNEIKKLLKPGKDTYTAADVLDYLLGK